Within Pseudomonas tructae, the genomic segment CAGTTGCGGTCCTGTACTCTTCACGGCCGGCTGCACTTCCAGGTACTGGCCGGTGACCAGGGTTTCCAGGTTGGCAGTCTTGACGATGCCCAGGGCCGGTTTGACCACCCAGAACTGCGTGCCTTCACGGGCAATGCGCTCCGGCACCTCGGTAATTCGCGCCTTGAGCAGCACCGCCTGCAGATCCTTGGTCAGGTCGACCTGCTCGACCTTGCCGACATCCAGGCCCTTGAAGCGAACTGGTGTACCCACCTTGAGGCCATCCGCACGCTCGACACGAATGGTTACCGTGGTACCGCTGCGGTTGGCCGCTTCCTGATTCTCATACAGGCTGAAGAACGGAATACGGCGCTTGAGCGCCACGTTCGGGACAGGTGTGTCGAAGGCGATACCACCGGCCATCAGGCTCTGCAGCGATTCACTCTTGATCTGAATACCCGACAAACCGCCGCTCAAGGTGATGCCGCTGGCATTCCAGAAGCGCGTCGAACCGTTGACCAGGCCGGCGTACTCTTTCTCGATATGCACGCCAATCAGCAGGCGTTTACTCTTCTTCGAGAACTGGTAGCTCTGCACTGTACCGACCTTGACCTGACGGTAGAGGATCGGGCTACCCACTTCCAGGGAACCTAGGTTGTCGCTGTACAGCACCAGATGCAGCCCAGGCGCCTTGAGATCCAGCGGCGGCGCCTTGGCCCGCGCCTCGAACTCACGCAGCGGAGTGGCACCCTTGTCACCCGGCCGGATGGCGATGTAGTTGCCTTTGACCAGCGCTTCCAGCCCGGTGATGCCGGCCAGGGAGATCGATGGTTTGACCACCCAGAACTGCGTGCCATCGACCAGGTAGTCTTCGGCCAGCGGATCGAGGGTCAGTTCGGCCATGGCGCTCGACAGGTCGGCATCGACCTTGAGGGTCTTCAGCGAGCCTACCTGGATGCCTTTGTACATCACCGGGGTACGACCGGCCTGCAGGCCTTCGAAGTCACTGAGCCTGACCTTGGCGCGAATCCCGGCCTGGGCCGCATCGAAGTCTTCGTACAGGCGGAACGGCAGGCCCGGATCGGTTGGCGGGCTGTCCTTGCGGTGCTCGGGCGTGGCGAACGCGATACCTCCGGCGACGATGCTGGCCAGCGACTCGCTGCGCACCTTGACCCCTGAGAGGTCGGCATCAATGCTGACGCCACTGGCGTTCCAGAAACGCGTGTGCTTGCGCACCAGGTCAGCGTATGCCGGCTCGATGAACACCTTGAGCTCGACCGTGCCCTGGTCTTCAGCCAGGCGATAGCTCTTCACCCGACCGACCTGGATCTGCTTGTAGAATACCGGGCTGTC encodes:
- a CDS encoding PqiB family protein yields the protein MSDLPTAKTRPASNWSAIWILPLIALVIGGWLGWQAYRESGVNIQVRFESGEGIVANKTEVVFKGMSVGKVKELVLDAKGSRTGVIATIEMNKEAEPYLSTGTRFWLVKPSVSLAGITGLETLVSGNYIAVSPGQGEPTKRFKALDEAPPLSDSEPGLHLTLKADRLGSLNRDSPVFYKQIQVGRVKSYRLAEDQGTVELKVFIEPAYADLVRKHTRFWNASGVSIDADLSGVKVRSESLASIVAGGIAFATPEHRKDSPPTDPGLPFRLYEDFDAAQAGIRAKVRLSDFEGLQAGRTPVMYKGIQVGSLKTLKVDADLSSAMAELTLDPLAEDYLVDGTQFWVVKPSISLAGITGLEALVKGNYIAIRPGDKGATPLREFEARAKAPPLDLKAPGLHLVLYSDNLGSLEVGSPILYRQVKVGTVQSYQFSKKSKRLLIGVHIEKEYAGLVNGSTRFWNASGITLSGGLSGIQIKSESLQSLMAGGIAFDTPVPNVALKRRIPFFSLYENQEAANRSGTTVTIRVERADGLKVGTPVRFKGLDVGKVEQVDLTKDLQAVLLKARITEVPERIAREGTQFWVVKPALGIVKTANLETLVTGQYLEVQPAVKSTGPQLSFNALSQAPDFSEREAGLSLVLSAPRRGSIKPGVPVTYREIAVGKVTGFELGQTADRVLIHILIEPKYAALVRGGSRFWNSSGFGFDIGLFKGATVRTESLETLIEGGIAFATPDGEKMGNPARPQQTFALFDKAEDEWLQWAPKIQIGK